Proteins from a single region of Chitinibacter bivalviorum:
- a CDS encoding metallophosphoesterase, with the protein MKLWIMSDLHVDVYGYQVVPTEADLVILAGDIGEGFRGLNWANEQLGDLPVVYVPGNHEYYGFKLDQLNAEFEQFSQPTLQVLQRQSIVIGDIRFLGCTLWTDFTLFGAEQQNMSMILAKQYMADFSHIFYPHAGEASLFNPVDSTLIHQQDRAWLESELAKPFAGKTAVITHHGPHSGSLHPRYAEDLVSAGFLSDLTPLMGLAELWIHGHTHHSFDYHVNGTRVVCNPRGYASKNKVENLQFDPSLVIEL; encoded by the coding sequence ATGAAACTTTGGATCATGAGTGATTTGCATGTCGATGTGTACGGCTATCAAGTCGTGCCGACTGAGGCTGACCTGGTCATTCTGGCTGGGGACATTGGCGAAGGATTTCGGGGGCTGAACTGGGCGAATGAACAACTGGGCGATTTGCCGGTGGTGTATGTGCCCGGTAATCATGAATATTACGGTTTCAAGCTGGATCAGTTAAACGCCGAATTTGAGCAATTTTCTCAACCAACATTGCAGGTACTGCAACGACAAAGCATCGTGATCGGTGACATACGTTTTCTGGGGTGTACCTTATGGACGGACTTCACTCTTTTCGGTGCTGAACAGCAAAATATGTCCATGATTCTGGCCAAACAATACATGGCCGACTTTAGTCATATCTTTTATCCACACGCTGGTGAAGCCTCATTATTCAACCCAGTCGACAGCACCCTGATTCACCAACAGGATCGGGCTTGGCTGGAAAGTGAACTGGCCAAGCCGTTCGCCGGTAAAACGGCGGTCATTACCCATCACGGCCCTCATTCCGGCAGTTTACATCCCCGTTACGCGGAAGATTTGGTCTCAGCTGGATTTCTCTCGGATCTCACGCCGTTGATGGGGCTGGCCGAATTATGGATTCATGGCCACACACATCACAGCTTTGACTACCATGTAAATGGCACCCGAGTTGTTTGTAACCCCCGAGGTTATGCCAGCAAAAACAAAGTCGAAAATCTACAATTCGATCCAAGTTTGGTGATTGAGCTGTAA
- a CDS encoding relaxase/mobilization nuclease domain-containing protein, whose amino-acid sequence MIAKKIKNPKKSASKSTRIYMLTDYVLNPSSKNNGEKCAYYNVRGFFLASSKLGWQAEMLALSQIATRTDDSITHYVLSWKEGEQPTEVNIEEVIDILLFELGLQLHQAIYGLHIDTANVHLHIVINRVHPNTYKVIQPNNGFDILAIHRAIARIEHAQGWECQENSCYEVLESGELGRVHKDTGRTWKPEQNKCDKEHSTSFKSAERIAIQICAPILRDSNNWAQLHQQLFEHGMRLLRRKMGAIVMVGDIPIKASRLGIDCSFNKLTQRLGLFEAAYMERSDDYFKHKHVEKLDASKSEQGPFDRVRNLSECRLAIDSGEQITGVLSYPACDRRHRTEELRWKLECVEPIDPVDLPQVVEQWTEYTSLKKNHTENYHKLKLELQQLHKIELQQLLQTQKQLRLHELAGDGAGKRGRQKQVIGHLAARHLAQKIALQNRQRVERQQLRDQWPSPPASFPTWLRSSRAPELVQVWRHRLSQNVMRIIAVKAIQSIPLNINDSEFRISHKRSQRMRQGRRPVNDFPAIIDLGDMIEVKDWSVGERALHAIKAASSKWHSFYIIGSTKCRVWCAKIAAELGLNVANPELQTEIEKNRLGSAIKITGSLDQARAALRRLINNLRLISPLVEDDWAAVGMQIAKELHREGHTKNAIEHAFCEVFPIYFPSLADLVLIRAMLSHVLAEQLSEEECNNNQKKRHKYDVSNDSPLEPQ is encoded by the coding sequence ATGATAGCCAAGAAGATTAAGAACCCTAAAAAATCAGCGTCAAAGTCAACGCGAATCTATATGCTGACCGATTATGTTTTGAATCCAAGTTCTAAAAATAATGGAGAGAAGTGTGCCTACTATAATGTGCGTGGTTTTTTTCTAGCTAGTAGTAAATTAGGCTGGCAAGCTGAAATGTTGGCGTTATCTCAAATCGCTACTCGTACGGATGACTCAATTACCCACTATGTCTTAAGCTGGAAAGAAGGGGAGCAGCCCACAGAGGTCAATATTGAAGAGGTGATTGATATTTTACTTTTCGAATTAGGCCTTCAATTACATCAAGCAATTTATGGATTGCATATTGATACAGCAAATGTTCATTTACATATTGTAATTAATCGAGTGCATCCTAATACATACAAGGTCATTCAGCCTAATAATGGATTTGATATTCTTGCAATACATCGAGCAATCGCACGAATTGAACATGCTCAAGGTTGGGAGTGTCAAGAAAATAGTTGCTACGAAGTGCTGGAGAGTGGAGAGCTAGGCAGAGTGCATAAAGATACTGGTCGCACTTGGAAGCCTGAGCAAAATAAATGCGATAAGGAGCATTCGACGAGTTTTAAATCAGCAGAACGTATTGCAATACAGATTTGTGCTCCAATTCTTCGTGACTCAAATAACTGGGCTCAATTGCATCAGCAATTGTTTGAGCATGGAATGCGTTTATTGAGACGCAAAATGGGGGCGATTGTTATGGTTGGTGATATCCCGATAAAAGCATCTCGACTCGGTATTGACTGTAGTTTTAATAAATTGACACAAAGACTAGGTTTATTTGAAGCAGCTTACATGGAGAGAAGTGATGACTACTTTAAGCACAAGCACGTTGAAAAGTTGGACGCTAGCAAATCAGAGCAGGGTCCCTTCGACCGTGTGCGCAACTTGTCCGAATGCCGTCTGGCAATTGACAGCGGAGAACAAATTACGGGTGTTTTGTCATATCCTGCGTGTGATCGTAGACACCGAACTGAAGAGTTGCGATGGAAACTCGAATGCGTTGAGCCAATAGATCCAGTTGATTTGCCACAAGTTGTTGAGCAATGGACTGAATATACCTCTTTGAAAAAAAACCATACAGAAAACTATCACAAGCTGAAATTAGAACTGCAGCAACTTCACAAAATTGAGCTTCAACAGCTACTACAAACCCAAAAACAGCTTCGGCTTCATGAATTGGCAGGCGATGGCGCGGGAAAGAGGGGGCGGCAAAAACAAGTGATAGGTCATTTAGCAGCACGGCACTTGGCACAAAAGATTGCTCTCCAGAATAGACAGCGAGTCGAACGTCAGCAATTGCGCGATCAATGGCCAAGTCCACCTGCTTCGTTTCCTACTTGGTTGCGCTCTAGTCGGGCTCCTGAATTAGTACAAGTTTGGAGGCATCGGTTGAGTCAAAACGTCATGAGAATTATTGCGGTGAAAGCAATTCAATCGATACCCCTTAACATTAACGATTCAGAATTTCGTATTTCCCACAAGCGCAGTCAACGTATGCGACAGGGTCGGCGTCCTGTAAATGATTTCCCTGCAATAATTGATCTTGGAGACATGATTGAAGTAAAAGATTGGAGCGTGGGTGAACGAGCTCTACATGCTATAAAAGCGGCATCTTCAAAATGGCATTCGTTTTATATCATTGGCAGTACGAAGTGCAGAGTCTGGTGTGCAAAAATAGCTGCCGAATTGGGATTGAATGTTGCAAATCCAGAATTGCAGACAGAGATTGAAAAAAATCGCCTAGGCTCAGCAATTAAGATAACGGGGTCGTTAGACCAAGCTAGAGCTGCTTTACGTAGACTAATCAATAATTTGCGCTTGATTTCCCCCCTTGTTGAAGATGATTGGGCTGCCGTGGGTATGCAAATTGCAAAAGAATTACACAGAGAAGGTCATACTAAAAATGCAATTGAACATGCATTCTGCGAAGTATTCCCGATATATTTCCCTAGTTTGGCTGATTTAGTGTTAATTCGTGCCATGCTTTCTCACGTTCTAGCCGAACAGTTGAGTGAGGAAGAGTGTAATAATAATCAAAAAAAACGACACAAATATGATGTCTCTAATGACTCGCCACTTGAGCCTCAGTGA
- a CDS encoding plasmid mobilization protein, which yields MTIKEGVLLDEKIIFRVTKEEADQLRLNAKEANMTPSKYIRQKLLGGRISKNESQSILKELYILGRKIDHLINQSVDHAPHMVETFDKLKACFERLSHDSQED from the coding sequence ATGACTATCAAAGAAGGGGTTCTGCTTGATGAGAAGATAATTTTTCGAGTAACAAAAGAAGAGGCAGATCAGTTACGACTTAATGCAAAAGAAGCAAATATGACCCCTTCAAAATACATTCGCCAAAAATTACTTGGCGGACGTATTTCAAAGAATGAATCCCAGTCAATTTTGAAGGAACTTTATATCCTGGGTAGAAAAATTGATCATTTGATAAACCAATCTGTAGATCATGCTCCGCATATGGTAGAGACTTTTGATAAATTAAAGGCATGTTTCGAAAGGCTAAGTCATGATAGCCAAGAAGATTAA
- a CDS encoding DUF2357 domain-containing protein produces the protein MIFLDRFTGGKLSHLPDVFLPSRYCLLEPLVVNGHSRLQPGDLLSDDGSGVIRIQNTEFQVLSLDQSDDEQADTDLSAEAIIFISGKITHIHDANVSPMLPAEMAAQVALEELERDLAAVLRDGHLHSISDRPRRDLRYDDLVAPVARARRLATSAFSHLASHSDCWQQRTLSGVQPRKVLARFSEDDYTIYENRLYKRLLDRLDRHLARRLARIRGVNSRLERALEFQGSEQTHFRLRQDICRLWGESYLDDKTGMQLEAGKRALSDLESLLRTIRGLKQRGLYSLVPPASVVPAKIHRTNILNHDPHYRHLPPLWEKLKDDREERSLPPKERLERQLQLQLAYVSYVGLVIRRSLERYDPRTVDVGLSFSWAGQSFVLKHDEHDWLLTQSEGATLRIVSIAWFGESINDSESLESSRIVCWPGTPDSIALSQFIPISPLDLYVVEKMGKLIDEWMLQQLLQGYGRKLGPLPTPAKKLTDTWPEQFESVSPTHVRLLAPIDIQKANELKELLRGAANSQVENDVKIAIEQVTALAQLCGHSARFERGQQQDFYCQCRTCQVTWSLKTSGKRREFSVRPKGSVNISESDGFVWSGRDWLEFDGDVTA, from the coding sequence ATGATATTTCTGGATCGCTTTACGGGTGGCAAACTCAGTCACCTACCCGACGTATTTTTGCCGAGTCGGTATTGCTTGCTTGAACCACTCGTGGTCAATGGGCACAGCCGCTTGCAGCCCGGCGATCTACTCTCTGATGATGGATCGGGCGTCATCCGGATTCAAAATACTGAATTCCAAGTGCTCTCCCTCGATCAGTCCGATGACGAGCAGGCGGACACCGATCTGTCGGCGGAGGCGATTATTTTCATCTCCGGAAAAATTACTCACATACATGATGCAAATGTCTCTCCCATGCTGCCCGCAGAGATGGCTGCCCAAGTCGCGCTCGAAGAACTCGAGCGCGACTTGGCGGCAGTACTTAGAGATGGTCACCTGCATTCTATATCTGACCGCCCCCGCAGAGATCTTCGATATGACGACCTGGTTGCTCCAGTGGCGCGAGCTCGACGCCTCGCGACATCAGCATTTAGCCACTTAGCATCACACTCAGATTGCTGGCAACAGCGCACGCTCAGCGGTGTTCAACCACGCAAGGTTCTGGCTCGTTTCAGCGAGGACGACTATACCATCTATGAGAATCGGCTCTACAAGCGGTTGCTAGATCGGCTTGATCGACACCTTGCGAGGAGATTGGCTCGCATTCGGGGAGTCAATTCACGGTTGGAGCGAGCTTTGGAGTTCCAAGGCTCTGAGCAGACGCATTTTCGACTTCGCCAAGATATTTGTCGCCTTTGGGGTGAATCATATCTTGATGACAAGACTGGGATGCAGCTAGAGGCGGGAAAGCGAGCCCTCAGCGATTTGGAGTCTCTGTTGCGTACAATCAGAGGACTCAAGCAAAGGGGGCTTTATTCATTGGTGCCTCCCGCATCTGTGGTTCCAGCCAAAATTCATCGAACAAACATCCTGAATCATGACCCTCACTATCGACATCTGCCTCCTCTATGGGAGAAGCTAAAAGATGATAGAGAGGAGCGCTCACTCCCCCCGAAAGAACGCTTGGAGCGTCAACTTCAGTTGCAACTTGCTTATGTCAGTTATGTGGGACTTGTTATCAGGCGATCACTTGAGCGGTATGACCCACGAACCGTAGATGTAGGTTTGTCGTTCAGTTGGGCCGGTCAGAGCTTCGTACTCAAACATGATGAGCATGATTGGCTCCTGACTCAGTCTGAGGGGGCCACCTTGAGGATCGTATCAATTGCTTGGTTCGGCGAGTCAATAAATGACAGTGAGAGCCTAGAGTCTTCTCGCATCGTGTGTTGGCCTGGCACACCAGATAGCATCGCATTGTCACAATTTATCCCCATATCACCGCTGGATCTTTATGTTGTTGAGAAAATGGGAAAACTGATTGATGAGTGGATGCTGCAGCAACTGCTCCAAGGTTATGGCCGAAAACTGGGCCCATTACCTACCCCGGCGAAGAAATTGACCGATACCTGGCCGGAGCAGTTTGAATCTGTTTCTCCAACGCATGTTAGACTCCTGGCTCCAATCGATATTCAGAAAGCCAACGAACTGAAGGAATTACTTAGAGGTGCAGCTAATTCTCAAGTTGAGAATGACGTCAAAATTGCCATCGAACAAGTCACGGCCCTTGCTCAGCTTTGTGGGCATTCAGCTCGATTCGAACGGGGGCAACAGCAAGACTTCTACTGTCAATGCAGGACTTGTCAGGTAACTTGGTCGCTCAAGACAAGTGGTAAACGACGAGAATTTTCCGTGCGGCCGAAAGGCTCGGTTAATATTTCTGAGTCTGACGGGTTCGTCTGGTCAGGTAGAGACTGGCTGGAGTTTGATGGGGATGTAACAGCTTGA
- a CDS encoding DUF7281 domain-containing protein encodes MEKSLIKTLLRIVHSPDEKTASSRGLAQFANTHQIGRQLGRSYIFSLADKQVIKELLKIEEGVDADSTQPDAWDGLSRTDSLALGGNEKLSQACVRLNRVAVKALLGRPLCLGDEKFNLPAASHLELDWQQVEELNRHDGVMLVENWEAFEKIHQLQFEPNIPSSNPLVLFRGMPQVYSQNYVVALLEKLKLPVFAFVDYDPAGLMIAVNTPCFTKLVMPPEAMLEAAFSKCTNSERFQKQLPETQALLEQCPHPDIRHYWQIYKRAGVALPQEYFCQT; translated from the coding sequence ATGGAAAAAAGCTTAATCAAAACCTTGCTGCGCATCGTGCATAGTCCCGATGAGAAAACAGCGTCTTCGCGTGGATTGGCGCAATTTGCCAATACACATCAAATTGGCCGCCAGCTGGGTAGAAGCTATATCTTTAGTTTGGCCGACAAGCAAGTCATTAAAGAGCTGCTCAAAATCGAAGAGGGGGTAGATGCCGACTCCACACAGCCTGATGCGTGGGATGGACTAAGTCGTACCGACAGTTTGGCACTAGGTGGTAATGAGAAACTGAGCCAAGCATGTGTGCGATTAAACAGAGTCGCCGTTAAAGCTTTGCTGGGCAGGCCCTTATGTCTAGGTGATGAGAAGTTTAATCTACCCGCAGCAAGTCATTTGGAATTGGATTGGCAGCAAGTGGAAGAACTCAATCGGCATGATGGCGTGATGCTGGTGGAAAACTGGGAAGCCTTTGAAAAAATACACCAACTGCAGTTTGAGCCAAATATACCTAGCAGCAATCCACTTGTGCTGTTTCGTGGCATGCCGCAGGTGTATAGCCAAAATTATGTGGTCGCGCTCTTAGAAAAACTAAAATTACCGGTCTTTGCCTTCGTAGATTACGACCCTGCGGGCTTGATGATTGCTGTAAATACGCCATGTTTCACAAAATTGGTCATGCCGCCAGAGGCCATGCTAGAGGCCGCATTCAGTAAATGTACCAACTCTGAGCGCTTTCAAAAGCAGTTGCCAGAAACCCAAGCCCTGCTTGAACAATGCCCTCATCCCGATATTCGACACTATTGGCAAATCTATAAACGGGCTGGAGTAGCCTTGCCGCAAGAGTATTTTTGCCAAACATAA
- a CDS encoding condensin complex protein MksE yields MFEHTVRLLLEGVFICEITHHEAFAFLNHPANQQAVNDYLGKIGLRLASTAHGGAFFAAHIETGGPEKKAAKEVFTKIKHELRPLVAFLEFVMRASQKDDVICAGSVIETASLMLSIDSNPTLRSDLQSLANLVKGPAADSSDRARFNKVLNRFKDEGYLFLANSEREIYQVTGKIEFIMEAIAFLSEHEKIALEDEEAEVTSQGSLL; encoded by the coding sequence ATGTTTGAACATACGGTGCGGCTTTTGCTTGAGGGCGTGTTTATTTGCGAGATTACGCATCACGAAGCATTTGCTTTTTTGAATCATCCCGCCAACCAGCAAGCTGTGAATGATTATTTGGGGAAAATCGGCTTAAGGCTGGCCAGTACTGCGCACGGTGGGGCGTTTTTTGCTGCGCATATCGAAACAGGTGGGCCTGAGAAAAAAGCAGCAAAAGAAGTGTTCACCAAAATAAAACATGAGCTTCGCCCCTTGGTGGCCTTTCTTGAATTCGTTATGCGTGCCTCGCAAAAGGATGATGTGATTTGCGCGGGCTCTGTGATTGAAACAGCAAGCTTGATGTTGTCGATCGACAGTAATCCAACGCTGCGTAGTGATCTTCAATCACTGGCCAATTTGGTTAAAGGCCCCGCAGCTGATAGTTCAGATCGCGCCCGATTTAATAAAGTACTGAATCGCTTTAAGGATGAAGGGTATTTGTTTCTGGCCAATAGTGAGCGCGAGATTTATCAAGTTACAGGCAAGATCGAATTCATTATGGAGGCCATTGCTTTCTTGTCCGAGCATGAAAAAATCGCCCTTGAAGACGAGGAAGCTGAAGTCACCAGCCAAGGGTCATTGCTGTGA
- a CDS encoding ATP-binding protein encodes MASDLISKSCFELRRLILIDSLSIGRIIEFPVDGGAVLTGRNGRGKTSMLQLLMLFYGESPNRIVTTEAGKQSFTGYYLPRTTSYIVFEYQRPDGGLRMVVAYADRHGEKVCFRLVREGFDPKQFVTADGAFVPAPQLVRHLKLNGFRCHEQQIESLAEYRAIMLATHSSSGDRKRLREIRELSSDYGFTVPNKPLHQIEKIITGMFRRKTNFEDLQSMVVECTSDTQQTLSMTADRKKLEDWPRHYAAYTSVMTLEPVMNQADQAAQRLEATRASLGEVKGKLTSLLAHLEDQSYCLVEQKSKLDNEHQQALNRYTKARDQLNGKKIDAGKHAQYAEGKATELQQTWDTYEQQGIRAKDELVKRSPDLRDEKQQLEKRHETLLGEQSEIAQRYETLKQKQQASFYAIKEELDQQAEQARQQFEALQHQLDQKVAGQRLDLETAQKAQREPYSSALAHAQVAVGSWQAQLNNPQVPAKDQALVEAKQQALTDALEKKNQLSTVLQEKTAAYSAAKGNFEWQERKLEDKKKELTKLESALLEMQRFAMPEPGTLLHFLRSECPDWTQDIARVIDGELLTRTDLSPQFIERLDSLYGLNLDLSKLAPHERADESAVQFEIEQQQRQVALCRTEQETEEASLSQSSAVCTQTEAAKRQHEQVFLQSKNHVDNIKDELASAKQQLNEQRNLAKANAEAGLAKAKEACEKSQLALEEFDHACREARDELEQKARQEKIALSEQKRIAIDALSAKEKAARSALTQTLEQLNSECRSALKAQGIDTARLQAITDRLQAIDQDLSKIKTVIELVQGWRLWLRDEWPKRESWLEEASQYREQEEALNLQLKTLDREWKEDEARYLAQFEQFKQQIQKLEQQQQLTRTRLEKMAVYTAIEASQFDPSWTLDLLVGLANKAEDDERQCKAEVRRLVGELKRGFAKTPGAKPYEFMELNRLGLIDAPDEEWVPLFRTWFTDEHRTMQRILLMDARLIAGTVIQFHRTMDDFHKKVLQFNRELQSHLDQNISFESISHVKVEVVSTIRELAYWQSICDMAEANHHWVNGMSNELPPAAFAKTLDDLLSHWETKSGIQADLKQLIRIQGEVTENGNPRQFRKASDLEAVSSNGLSYLVLVSIFVAFINRIRRDANVNIVWALDELKDLDSGNVVHLIELLKRNQITLVSAFPDPDPETLELFNHCFTVEPDRRLMQVRVADPFLLEEEAAHV; translated from the coding sequence ATGGCATCAGATTTAATATCAAAATCTTGCTTTGAGCTCAGACGACTCATTCTGATCGACTCACTTAGCATCGGCAGGATTATTGAATTTCCCGTTGATGGCGGTGCCGTTTTGACCGGGCGTAATGGCCGTGGCAAAACATCAATGCTGCAATTATTGATGCTGTTTTACGGTGAAAGTCCGAATCGTATTGTGACCACCGAAGCGGGCAAGCAGAGCTTTACTGGCTACTATCTGCCTCGAACCACTTCTTATATTGTCTTTGAATATCAGCGCCCAGATGGTGGGCTGCGCATGGTGGTGGCGTATGCGGATAGGCATGGTGAAAAAGTATGTTTTCGTTTGGTGCGCGAAGGCTTTGATCCCAAGCAGTTCGTGACTGCTGATGGGGCGTTCGTGCCTGCGCCACAATTGGTGCGCCATTTAAAGCTAAATGGCTTTCGCTGTCATGAACAGCAAATTGAGTCTTTGGCTGAATATCGCGCCATCATGCTGGCCACACACAGCAGTAGTGGTGATCGCAAACGCTTACGTGAGATTCGTGAGTTATCTTCGGATTATGGTTTTACGGTGCCCAATAAACCGTTGCACCAGATCGAAAAAATCATCACGGGCATGTTTCGCCGCAAAACCAATTTTGAAGATCTGCAGAGCATGGTGGTGGAATGCACCAGTGATACTCAACAAACACTGAGTATGACGGCGGATCGCAAAAAGCTGGAAGATTGGCCGCGTCACTATGCCGCCTACACTTCGGTCATGACGCTTGAACCGGTCATGAACCAAGCAGATCAAGCGGCACAGCGGCTGGAAGCCACTCGAGCTAGTTTGGGCGAAGTCAAAGGCAAGCTGACTTCACTGCTCGCACACCTAGAAGACCAATCGTATTGCTTAGTAGAGCAAAAATCCAAGCTCGATAATGAGCATCAGCAGGCGCTTAATCGATACACCAAAGCGCGTGATCAACTAAATGGCAAAAAGATCGACGCTGGCAAGCATGCTCAGTATGCCGAAGGTAAAGCTACCGAGTTGCAGCAGACGTGGGATACGTATGAGCAACAAGGCATTCGGGCTAAAGATGAGTTGGTGAAGAGATCTCCTGATTTACGCGATGAAAAACAGCAGCTCGAAAAACGGCATGAAACGTTGCTAGGTGAGCAAAGTGAAATTGCACAACGTTATGAAACCCTAAAGCAAAAGCAGCAAGCCAGTTTCTATGCGATTAAAGAAGAGCTAGATCAGCAGGCCGAGCAAGCACGGCAACAGTTTGAAGCGCTCCAACATCAGCTAGACCAAAAAGTAGCGGGTCAGCGACTTGATTTGGAGACTGCGCAAAAGGCGCAGCGAGAGCCATATTCCTCTGCCTTAGCTCACGCTCAAGTAGCGGTTGGGTCTTGGCAGGCACAACTCAACAACCCGCAAGTACCCGCAAAAGATCAGGCTTTGGTCGAAGCCAAGCAGCAGGCGCTGACCGATGCGTTAGAAAAGAAGAACCAACTCTCTACTGTCCTGCAAGAAAAAACAGCTGCGTATAGCGCGGCCAAAGGCAATTTCGAATGGCAAGAGCGCAAACTTGAAGACAAGAAAAAAGAACTCACCAAATTAGAGTCCGCATTGCTAGAGATGCAACGCTTTGCGATGCCTGAGCCGGGGACGCTCCTGCATTTCTTGCGATCTGAATGTCCAGACTGGACGCAAGATATTGCCCGCGTGATTGATGGTGAGCTGTTAACGCGCACGGATTTAAGCCCGCAGTTTATTGAACGACTTGATTCGCTGTATGGGCTAAACCTTGATTTATCTAAACTGGCGCCGCATGAGCGGGCCGATGAATCGGCGGTGCAATTTGAAATTGAGCAGCAGCAACGCCAAGTCGCTTTGTGTCGTACCGAACAGGAGACAGAGGAAGCATCACTGAGTCAATCCAGCGCTGTGTGTACGCAAACTGAAGCGGCAAAGCGGCAACATGAGCAAGTCTTCTTACAGTCCAAAAATCACGTCGACAACATTAAGGATGAATTGGCATCTGCGAAGCAGCAGCTGAATGAGCAACGCAATCTCGCCAAGGCGAATGCGGAAGCGGGCTTGGCCAAGGCCAAGGAAGCCTGCGAGAAAAGTCAGCTCGCGCTTGAAGAGTTTGACCATGCATGTCGTGAAGCTCGTGATGAACTCGAGCAAAAAGCAAGACAGGAAAAAATCGCACTTTCGGAGCAAAAACGTATTGCGATCGATGCGCTCAGTGCCAAAGAAAAAGCAGCCAGGTCCGCCCTTACTCAAACGCTGGAGCAATTGAATTCAGAATGCCGTTCAGCGTTGAAGGCGCAGGGAATTGATACTGCGCGATTGCAAGCAATCACAGATCGTTTGCAGGCGATTGATCAAGATCTTAGCAAAATCAAAACAGTCATTGAATTAGTACAGGGCTGGCGACTCTGGCTGCGCGATGAATGGCCTAAACGCGAAAGCTGGCTAGAAGAGGCGAGCCAATATCGTGAGCAGGAAGAGGCTCTCAACCTGCAGCTCAAAACATTGGATCGTGAATGGAAAGAGGATGAGGCGCGTTATTTAGCGCAGTTTGAACAATTCAAGCAACAAATCCAAAAACTCGAACAGCAACAACAATTGACGCGAACTCGGCTGGAAAAAATGGCGGTATATACCGCGATCGAAGCCAGTCAGTTTGATCCAAGTTGGACACTGGATCTACTGGTGGGGCTGGCGAATAAGGCTGAGGATGATGAGCGACAGTGTAAAGCCGAAGTGCGTCGTTTGGTCGGTGAGCTTAAGCGCGGTTTTGCGAAAACCCCAGGCGCAAAACCTTATGAGTTTATGGAGCTAAATCGCCTTGGCCTGATCGATGCGCCCGATGAAGAGTGGGTGCCACTATTTAGAACTTGGTTTACTGATGAGCATCGAACTATGCAGCGAATTCTGCTGATGGATGCGCGTTTGATTGCTGGCACCGTAATCCAATTTCATCGAACCATGGATGATTTCCATAAAAAGGTGCTGCAATTTAATCGCGAACTACAAAGCCATCTTGATCAGAATATTTCTTTTGAAAGCATCAGCCATGTGAAGGTTGAGGTAGTCTCAACGATCCGCGAGTTAGCCTATTGGCAGTCGATCTGCGACATGGCCGAGGCGAATCATCATTGGGTTAATGGCATGAGTAATGAGCTACCCCCTGCTGCGTTTGCGAAAACGCTGGATGACTTGTTGAGCCACTGGGAAACGAAATCCGGTATTCAGGCGGATTTAAAACAGCTCATCCGAATTCAGGGCGAAGTGACTGAAAATGGTAACCCGCGCCAATTTAGGAAGGCATCCGATCTGGAAGCGGTCTCATCGAATGGCTTGTCCTACCTGGTTCTAGTGAGCATTTTTGTCGCCTTCATCAACCGAATTCGCCGTGATGCCAATGTCAACATTGTCTGGGCTTTGGATGAGCTTAAAGATCTTGATAGTGGCAATGTGGTGCATCTGATCGAGCTCTTGAAGCGGAATCAGATTACGCTGGTTTCGGCGTTTCCAGATCCTGATCCAGAAACTTTAGAGTTGTTTAATCATTGCTTTACAGTGGAGCCCGATCGACGCTTGATGCAAGTGCGCGTTGCTGATCCATTCTTGCTAGAAGAGGAGGCTGCTCATGTTTGA